The Cellulophaga sp. RHA19 genome includes the window TTGAAGGTTTAGCAGATCGTAAGTCTGATAAGCAAGCTGAAAAAGAAGGTAAAGAAGCTGCTGCTCCAAAAGCAAAAGCTGCACCAGCTCCAAAAGCTGAGGCTACAACTTCTGCAGATGACTTAACTAAAGTAGAAGGAATTGGACCTAAAATAGCTGAAATTTTCCAAAACGAAGGAATTAAAACTTATGCAGATTTAGCTGCAAAATCTGTTGAAGATTTAAGCGCTATCTTAACTGCTGCTGGTTCTAGTTTTGCATCTAAAAATCCTGGTTCTTGGCCAAAGCAAGCTAAAATGGCTGCAGATGGCAAATGGGATGAGTTAAAAGTATGGCAAGACAATACTAAAGGTGGTATAGAGTAATCTAAACAACCTTTTATATAAATAAAACAAAATATTAATTTAACATCGTTCTAAAAAAATAATATTTATTTAGAGCAATATTAAAACATAAATAAGATGGCAAAAATTACAGCTGCAGAAGTAAATAAACTAAGAAAAGCTACTGGCGCAGGAATGATGGACTGCAAAAAAGCATTAGTTGAAGCTGAAGGTGATTTTGACAAAGCAATTGACGTATTACGTAAAAAAGGTCAAAAAGTAGCAGAAAAAAGAGCAGATCGTGACTCTAGCGAAGGTGCTGCTGTTGCTAAAGTTAACGCAGAAGCTAACAAAGGTGTTGCAATTGTATTAGGTTGTGAAACTGACTTTGTAGGTAAAAACGATAACTTTTTAGCTCTTGCAAACCAATTAGGAGAATTAGCATTAAACTACAACTCTAAAGAAGAGTTTTTAGCTGCTGATTTTGGAGGGATGACTGTTGCTGAAAAATTAGTTGAACAAACTGGTGTTATTGGTGAAAAATTAGAAATTAACGCTTTTGAGACTGTAGAGGCTCCTTACGTTGGTTCTTACGTTCACATTAACAAACTTGCTGCTGTTGTTGGTTTTTCTGCAAAAGTAGAAAACATAGAAACTCTAGGTAAAGACGTTGCTATGCAGATTGCATCTATGGGTGCAACTACATTATCTTACAAAGATTTTGATCCTGCATATGTAGCATCAGAAACTGAAGCAAGAATTGCTGTTATTGAAAAAGATAATATTGAGTTAGGTCGTTTAGGAAAAACTCTTAAAAACGTACCTCAGTATATTTCTATGGCTCAATTAACTCCAGAAGTTATGGCTACTGCAGAAGAAGATGCTAAAGCACAACTTAAAGCAGAAGGTAAGCCAGAGCAAATTTGGGATAAAATTTTACCAGGTAAAATGGAAAGATTTGTATCTGATAACACTACTCTAGATCAAGAGCAATGTTTATTAGACCAAAACTTTATTAAAGATGAAAAAATTAGCGTAGCATCTTACGTTTCTTCTTACGGCGATGTTGCTGTAACATCTTTTAAAAGAGTTGCTCTTGGATAATAAGACACAAAACTTTTAAAGTTATAAGTAAAGCCGTTTTCTATTTTTAGAAAACGGCTTTTTTATTTAAATAAACGGATACTAATACAACAAAATATTAGAATTAAATATAAGACATACTTTACCGTTCATTTTTTTCATTATTTTTGCTAACCATAAACAACACCAGAAAATGCAATACAAAAGAATACTTTTAAAACTAAGTGGAGAAGCCTTAATGGGTTCTAGACAATACGGAATAGACCCAATTAGACTTGCGGAATATGCTAAAGAAATAAAAGAGGTAACAGACAAAGGTATTCAAGTAGCAATAGTTATTGGTGGCGGTAACATTTTTAGAGGTGTTGCAGGAGCAAGTAACGGTATGGACCGTGTACAAGGTGACCATATGGGTATGCTAGCCACTGTAATTAATGGCTTAGCACTACAAAGTGCTTTAGAAGACGCTGGTGTACAAACAAGATTACAAACTGCCATTAAAATAAATGAAGTAGCTGAGCCTTTTATTAGAAGAAAAGCTATGAGACATTTAGAAAAAGGACGTGTAGTAATTTTTGGCGGAGGAACAGGTAACCCGTACTTTACTACAGATTCTGCCGCAGTATTACGAGCAATAGAAATTGAAGCAGACGTAATATTAAAAGGTACAAGAGTAGACGGTATTTACACATCTGACCCTGAAAAAGACAAAAACGCAACTAAGTTTGACAAAATATCTTTTCAGGATGTACTAAATAAAGGTTTAAAAGTAATGGACACAACAGCCTTTACTTTGAGTCAGGAAAACGAGTTACCAATTGTTGTTTTTGATATGAATACAAAAGGTAATTTATTAAAATTACTATCAGGAGAAAATATAGGAACAGAAGTAAATCTATAAGTGGTACAGTTAATGCTGAACCAAGATTAAATATTAACATGATGAACGAAGAAATTAATTTTATATTAGACAGTACTAAAGAGAGTATGAATGGCACAATAGACCATTTAGAAAAAGCATTTATTAAAATTAGAGCTGGTAAAGCTAGTCCTGTTATGCTATCTAGCGTAATGGTAGACTACTATGGCTCTTCCACTCCTCTTTCTCAAGTAGCTAATGTAAACACTCCAGATGCAAGAACAATATCTGTTCAGCCTTGGGAAAAAAATATGCTTCACGAAATAGAAAAAGCCATAATGAACTCTAATCTTGGTTTTAACCCTATGAACAATGGTGATTTTGTTATTATTAACGTACCGCCACTAACAGAGGAAAGAAGAAAAGATTTAGCAAAACAAGCAAAAGGCGAAGCGGATGATGCCAAAGTTGGTATTAGAAACGCTAGACAAGAAGCCAATAAAGAAATAAAAGCTCTTGAAAATGCATCTGAAGACTTAAAAAAGAATGCTGAAGCAGATGTACAAGAACTTACGAATGAATTCACAAAAAAAATAGATTCATTATTGGTGACTAAAGAAGCCGAAATAATGAAGGTTTAATTTATTTTTTAATGAAAATTAACTACAGAGAAGATTTAAACAAAGTTGAAATTATTGACAATATAAAAAGTCAAAAAAGTAACGGCAAAGTCTTCTCTGTACTTATTATACTAAGCTCCAGTTTAAATATTATTAACAACCAGAGCAACTTACTCTTCTACCTCTCCATAGCCCTCTTAATTGCATCAATAAGTTATGCAATTTATATGTTTACAAAAAAATCTTATAAAGAAACATATAACCTAAGCGAGATTGCACAACTCAAAACAATTAAAATATTTAGCATAACCTATTACAGGTTTCAACTAAGCAACAAAAAACACAGAGACCTAGAAGTTTCTAAACAAAGTACCACTGTCGCAGAACTTATAGATTTCTGCAAACAACACAAAATCAAAATAGAAGATTAAGTTTTATTTACTATTAACACGTATTTAAAGCCCATTTCTTGGGAACACTAATAATACTTCTTTACCTTTGCGCACCTTAATTACATATAATGGTTGCAAAGATTACGCAAGGTTTTTGGGCAAAAACTGCTCGGATAATTCTAAGAAATAGAATTCTCATTATACTACTAATAATAGCTTTTACCGTTTTTCTAGGTTTTCAATGGAAAAACATGAAGTTTTCTAACTCAGAAGCTAATTTATTACCAGATCATCATCCGGTTAATATTAAATATCAGTCGTTTTTAAAGTTATTTGGCGAAGAAGGTAATGTTATTGCTATTGCTGCAAAAGACAGTACACTTTATACTCCTGAAAAATTTAACAGATGGAATAAGCTTAGCAAACAGCTTGATGCTTTTCCGGAGGTTGATTTTGTTTTATCTACAGACAACCTTAAAGAGCTTGTAAAAACCGAAGACGGACAAAAATTTATACTTCAAAACTTTATAAAGTCTAAACCAAGAACCACCAAAGAAATAGATAGTCTAAAACAGCATTTATTTAACAATATGCCGTTTTACGAAAACCTACTTTACAATAAAGAAACAGGCACTATTAGAACTTTAGTGTATTTAGATAAAGACATTGTAAATACATCTGTACGTAAAGATTTTATACTTAAGGACTTTAAACACCTTACAGATACATTTGAAAAAGAAACAGAAATGAATTTGCATATATCTGGAATGCCATATATACGTACAATGAATTCTAAAAATATTATTGACGAAATAAACAAGTTTATACTTGCTGCACTTGGCGTAACGTCTTTAATATTCTTTTTCTTTTTTAGAAGTTTTAGAGCTACGTTTATATCTATGTGTGTAGTAATTATTGGTGTAATGTGGGCCTTTGGCATTTTAGGCCTTTTACAGTATGAAATTACTGTACTTACAGCTCTAATACCACCATTAATAATTGTAATAGGGATACCAAATTGTATCTTTTTAATAAACAAATACCAACAAGAAGTTAAAAAACACGGAAACAAAGCACTGTCTTTACAGCGTGTAATTTCTAAAATTGGTAATGCTACGTTAATGACTAACATTACAACAGCATCTGGTTTTGCCACTTTTATTATTACAGACAGTCAGCTACTTAAAGAGTTTGGTATTGTAGCATCAATAAACATTATTGGCATTTTTATTTTATCATTATTAATTATACCAATTGTTTACAGCTTTTTACCAATGCCAAAAGACAAACATTTAAAACACTTAAACACAAAGTGGATTGATACTTTTGTTAGCTGGATGGAAAACATTGTTAGAAACAAAAGAATATCTGTTTATATTGTTTCTATTCTACTATTAACAATTAGCATCATTGGAATTTATCAAATAGATATTTCTGGAAGCCCTATTGAAGATATGCCAAAAAAGGCTGAGTTTTTTAAAGACATACGGTTTTTTGAAAAAGAATTTAAAGGCATAATGCCTGTTGAAGTTGTAATAGACACCAAAAGAAAAAATGGAGTCTTAAAACCCGCTACTTTAAAAAGAATGGATAAATTTGGTGAAGTAATTGAAGAAATTCCAGAGCTTTCTCACCCAATATCTGTAGTTAATCTTGTGAAATATTCTAAACAAGCATTTTACAACGGAATTCCTAAATACTATCAATTACCAACCACACAAGAGAATAATTTTATTATGGATGTGGCTCGTAATTCTCAAAGCAATGGTAATTTACTAGAAAGTTTTGTAGATTCTACAGGACAAACCGCACGTATTACAACATTTATGAGAGATGTAGATACAGAGCGCATGCAGGATATAGAGAGTAGACTGCAAGAGAATTTAGACAAAATATTTCCAAAAGAAAGATACAACACATTTTTAACAGGTAAGGCTCTTTTATTTTTAAAAGGAACAAAGTACCTAGTTAACAATTTAGTACTTTCTCTAGCACTAGCCATTGCACTTATAGCCCTTTTTATGGCTTATTTGTTTAGGTCTTTTAGAATGATTATTATATCACTAATACCAAACCTACTACCGCTAATTATTACCGCAGGTGTAATGGGCTTTGTAGGCGTACCAATAAAACCATCTACAATTTTAGTATTTAGTATTGCTTTTGGTATTTCTGTAGATGATACAATTCACTTTTTAGCTAAGTACAGACAAGAACTAGTGGTTAACAAATGGGCAATTAAAAAATCTGTTTATGCCGCATTAAGAGAAACAGGAGTTAGTATGTTTTACACCTCTATTGTTCTATTTTTTGGCTTTTCAGTCTTTGTAATTTCTAACTTTGGAGGTACAGTTGCATTAGGCGCATTAGTATCTGCAACGTTATTATTTGCTATGTTAGCAAACTTAATATTACTACCGTCACTACTACTCTCTTTAGAACGTAGTATTGCAAATAAAGAAGTTCTAAAAAAACCACAAATAGATATTTTACCTAAAGACGAGGTTAAAATCAAGAAAAAAAATCAAATCAATAATCAAAACTAATTTGAGTATTTTAAAGACGATTTAAAAAAAGTTATCTTTATCACTTAAAATAAGAAGTATATTTTATAATGAACACAAACAGCATTAAGGATTTATTGTCCGGAAAACATCTTTTACAAGAAGTAACCGTTAGCGGTTGGGTAAAAACATTTAGAAGCAACAGATTTGTTGCCTTAAATGATGGTTCTACTATACAAAACATTCAATGTGTTGTAGATTTTGAAAAATTAGACGAAAGCTTACTAAAACAAGTATCTACTGGCGCTGCTATTAAAGTAAAAGGTACACTTGTAGAAAGTCAAGGAAAAGGACAGTCTGTAGAAATACAAGTTTCTACCTTAGAAATTCACGGTGGTGCTGACCCAGAGACTTATCCAATTCAGCCTAAAAAACACACTTTAGAATTTTTAAGAGAAAAAGCACATTTACGTGTAAGAACAAACACTTTTTCTGCAGTTATGCGTATGCGCTCTGCATTATCTTTTGCTGTACACCAATACTTTCAGCAAAATGGATTTTACCACGTGCACACACCAATTATAACTGGTTCTGATGCAGAAGGAGCTGGAGAAATATTTAAAGTATCTACTTTAGATAGCAAAAACCCACCTTTAAATGAAGATGGTACCGTAAACTACAGCGAAGATTTTTTTGGTAAAGAAACCAACCTTACCGTATCTGGCCAATTAGAAGCAGAAACTTATGCAATGGGTCTTGGTAAAGTATATACATTTGGACCAACATTTAGAGCAGAAAACTCTAACACATCTAGACATTTAGCAGAGTTTTGGATGATAGAACCTGAAATGGCTTTTTATGATTTAGATGCCAATATGGACCTAGCAGAAGATTTCATAAAAAGCGTATTATCTTATGTATTAGAAAATTGCAAAGACGATTTAGAGTTTTTAGAAAAACGTTTATTAGACGAAGAAAAATCTAAACCTGCAGCAGAACGTAGTGATATGCCTTTAATTGAAAAATTAAAATTTATCACAGAAAATAACTTCAAAAGAGTAACTTACACAGAGGCTATAGATATTTTAAGAAACTGCAAACCAAACAAAAAGAAGAAGTTTAAATACTTAATTAATGAATGGGGTGCAGATTTACAAAGTGAACACGAACGTTTTCTAGTTGAAAAGCATTTTAAATGTCCGGTTATATTGTTTGATTATCCTGCAAAAATAAAAGCATTTTATATGCGTTTAAATGAAGACGGAAAAACAGTAAGAGCAATGGACATTCTTTTCCCTGGCATTGGAGAAATAGTTGGTGGCTCACAAAGAGAAGAACGTTTAGATGTTCTTTTAGAAAAAATGAAAGCATTAGATATAGACGAAAAAGAATTATGGTGGTACACAGACCTACGTAAATATGGTAGTGCTGTACACAGTGGTTTTGGTCTTGGTTTTGAACGTCTAGTACTTTTTGCTACCGGAATGGGTAACATTAGAGATGTAATTCCTTTTCCAAGAACACCTCAAAATGCTGAATTTTAATAATTAACAAACAAAATCATAAAAAGAATTAACATTAATGCTTAAACAACACCTACAATTTAAGTTATCTCAAAAGTTGTCTCCACAACAGATTCAACTTATGAAGTTAATTCAACTTCCTACTCAAGCTTTTGAACAACGTTTAAAACAAGAGTTAGAAGAAAATCCTGCTTTAGAAACCGGTAAAGATGAAGCCGAT containing:
- the tsf gene encoding translation elongation factor Ts; protein product: MAKITAAEVNKLRKATGAGMMDCKKALVEAEGDFDKAIDVLRKKGQKVAEKRADRDSSEGAAVAKVNAEANKGVAIVLGCETDFVGKNDNFLALANQLGELALNYNSKEEFLAADFGGMTVAEKLVEQTGVIGEKLEINAFETVEAPYVGSYVHINKLAAVVGFSAKVENIETLGKDVAMQIASMGATTLSYKDFDPAYVASETEARIAVIEKDNIELGRLGKTLKNVPQYISMAQLTPEVMATAEEDAKAQLKAEGKPEQIWDKILPGKMERFVSDNTTLDQEQCLLDQNFIKDEKISVASYVSSYGDVAVTSFKRVALG
- the pyrH gene encoding UMP kinase, producing the protein MQYKRILLKLSGEALMGSRQYGIDPIRLAEYAKEIKEVTDKGIQVAIVIGGGNIFRGVAGASNGMDRVQGDHMGMLATVINGLALQSALEDAGVQTRLQTAIKINEVAEPFIRRKAMRHLEKGRVVIFGGGTGNPYFTTDSAAVLRAIEIEADVILKGTRVDGIYTSDPEKDKNATKFDKISFQDVLNKGLKVMDTTAFTLSQENELPIVVFDMNTKGNLLKLLSGENIGTEVNL
- the frr gene encoding ribosome recycling factor, whose protein sequence is MNEEINFILDSTKESMNGTIDHLEKAFIKIRAGKASPVMLSSVMVDYYGSSTPLSQVANVNTPDARTISVQPWEKNMLHEIEKAIMNSNLGFNPMNNGDFVIINVPPLTEERRKDLAKQAKGEADDAKVGIRNARQEANKEIKALENASEDLKKNAEADVQELTNEFTKKIDSLLVTKEAEIMKV
- a CDS encoding efflux RND transporter permease subunit, translating into MVAKITQGFWAKTARIILRNRILIILLIIAFTVFLGFQWKNMKFSNSEANLLPDHHPVNIKYQSFLKLFGEEGNVIAIAAKDSTLYTPEKFNRWNKLSKQLDAFPEVDFVLSTDNLKELVKTEDGQKFILQNFIKSKPRTTKEIDSLKQHLFNNMPFYENLLYNKETGTIRTLVYLDKDIVNTSVRKDFILKDFKHLTDTFEKETEMNLHISGMPYIRTMNSKNIIDEINKFILAALGVTSLIFFFFFRSFRATFISMCVVIIGVMWAFGILGLLQYEITVLTALIPPLIIVIGIPNCIFLINKYQQEVKKHGNKALSLQRVISKIGNATLMTNITTASGFATFIITDSQLLKEFGIVASINIIGIFILSLLIIPIVYSFLPMPKDKHLKHLNTKWIDTFVSWMENIVRNKRISVYIVSILLLTISIIGIYQIDISGSPIEDMPKKAEFFKDIRFFEKEFKGIMPVEVVIDTKRKNGVLKPATLKRMDKFGEVIEEIPELSHPISVVNLVKYSKQAFYNGIPKYYQLPTTQENNFIMDVARNSQSNGNLLESFVDSTGQTARITTFMRDVDTERMQDIESRLQENLDKIFPKERYNTFLTGKALLFLKGTKYLVNNLVLSLALAIALIALFMAYLFRSFRMIIISLIPNLLPLIITAGVMGFVGVPIKPSTILVFSIAFGISVDDTIHFLAKYRQELVVNKWAIKKSVYAALRETGVSMFYTSIVLFFGFSVFVISNFGGTVALGALVSATLLFAMLANLILLPSLLLSLERSIANKEVLKKPQIDILPKDEVKIKKKNQINNQN
- the asnS gene encoding asparagine--tRNA ligase, encoding MNTNSIKDLLSGKHLLQEVTVSGWVKTFRSNRFVALNDGSTIQNIQCVVDFEKLDESLLKQVSTGAAIKVKGTLVESQGKGQSVEIQVSTLEIHGGADPETYPIQPKKHTLEFLREKAHLRVRTNTFSAVMRMRSALSFAVHQYFQQNGFYHVHTPIITGSDAEGAGEIFKVSTLDSKNPPLNEDGTVNYSEDFFGKETNLTVSGQLEAETYAMGLGKVYTFGPTFRAENSNTSRHLAEFWMIEPEMAFYDLDANMDLAEDFIKSVLSYVLENCKDDLEFLEKRLLDEEKSKPAAERSDMPLIEKLKFITENNFKRVTYTEAIDILRNCKPNKKKKFKYLINEWGADLQSEHERFLVEKHFKCPVILFDYPAKIKAFYMRLNEDGKTVRAMDILFPGIGEIVGGSQREERLDVLLEKMKALDIDEKELWWYTDLRKYGSAVHSGFGLGFERLVLFATGMGNIRDVIPFPRTPQNAEF